One segment of Neobacillus endophyticus DNA contains the following:
- a CDS encoding biotin transporter BioY — MKKLRAIDITLVGMFVALMAIGANITSIAPFLHVGGVPITLQTFFAVLAGLILGSRIGSIAMIVYMLVGLVGVPVFADFSGGLGVILKPTFGFIVSYILTAFIIGKMVDKKPGLAIYIVAALVGMAVNYLFGTNWMYFAFKFWAAAPAGFTYKMAWLWMVPPLPKDIILSILAAILANRLEKTVLSKGQFKNLKRAS, encoded by the coding sequence ATGAAGAAATTAAGAGCGATTGATATTACACTTGTCGGGATGTTTGTGGCACTTATGGCAATTGGTGCAAATATTACCTCAATCGCGCCATTTTTGCACGTGGGTGGTGTACCGATTACACTGCAAACTTTTTTTGCTGTTTTGGCTGGATTAATTTTAGGCAGCCGAATTGGTTCGATTGCGATGATCGTTTACATGTTAGTAGGTCTTGTGGGAGTCCCAGTGTTTGCTGACTTTAGCGGAGGACTTGGGGTTATTTTGAAACCAACATTTGGTTTCATTGTATCTTACATTTTAACCGCGTTTATCATTGGAAAAATGGTGGACAAAAAACCAGGCTTGGCTATTTACATTGTTGCCGCCTTAGTTGGTATGGCTGTCAACTACCTATTCGGTACAAACTGGATGTACTTTGCCTTTAAGTTTTGGGCCGCTGCACCGGCAGGATTCACCTATAAAATGGCATGGTTATGGATGGTTCCGCCACTGCCAAAAGATATCATTCTCTCAATACTAGCCGCGATATTGGCGAACAGATTGGAAAAAACAGTCCTATCAAAAGGGCAATTCAAAAATTTAAAACGGGCATCCTAA
- a CDS encoding nucleoside deaminase has protein sequence MRNEMYMRMAVDIALENVLTNRGGPFGAVIVRNGHLISIGRNQVTVRNDPTAHAEIEAIRAACKYLNTFQLEDCEIYTSGEPCPMCLGAIYWARLKAIYYASTSKDAAQIGFQDDYIFKQYTLPVEQRSIPMVRIIPDNTYAPFNAWIHQPNKQGY, from the coding sequence ATGAGAAACGAAATGTATATGAGGATGGCAGTCGATATTGCTCTTGAAAATGTGCTGACGAACAGAGGGGGACCGTTTGGTGCGGTTATTGTACGTAACGGGCATCTCATAAGTATTGGCCGAAATCAAGTAACAGTAAGGAATGACCCAACTGCTCATGCTGAAATAGAAGCGATACGTGCCGCATGCAAATATTTGAACACTTTTCAACTTGAAGACTGCGAGATTTACACGAGCGGTGAGCCTTGCCCCATGTGCTTAGGAGCCATCTATTGGGCAAGGCTGAAAGCTATTTACTATGCCAGTACAAGTAAAGATGCTGCACAAATAGGATTTCAAGACGATTACATCTTTAAACAATATACTCTGCCAGTAGAACAACGCAGCATTCCTATGGTTCGGATTATTCCAGACAATACGTATGCACCTTTCAATGCTTGGATACATCAGCCTAATAAACAGGGATATTAA
- a CDS encoding YeiH family protein: protein MGSPGAKTLTVIAKALKQQKKLTPVGLWLGGVMFTVAVAAIGFALSKVPGFDRIGPLACAIMAATAYRQLFGYPEALRSGIQFSAKRFLRFAIMLYGLKLNIDVVLHHGLGLLFRDIGVISFGILVTIWLGKVLKAEASLTMLLGVGTGVCGAAAIAAVSPILKANDEDTAIGVGIIALVGTIFSIIYTILRPFLPISAIHYGIWSGISLHEIAHVALAGAPAGQDALAIALLAKLGRVLLLVPLCFILMVWVKRKNTANTSCTRIEFPWFLIGFILMSLFGSYCLGRSLPAPQWLMNGIPNLTTFILTSAMVGLGLNVSLNDLRTKALRPLIAMLITSCVLSIISFYIA, encoded by the coding sequence ATGGGAAGCCCAGGTGCAAAAACGTTGACTGTAATTGCAAAAGCTCTTAAACAGCAAAAAAAGTTAACTCCTGTGGGATTATGGCTTGGGGGAGTCATGTTTACCGTTGCTGTTGCCGCCATTGGTTTTGCCTTATCAAAAGTTCCGGGATTTGACCGTATTGGACCGCTTGCCTGCGCCATTATGGCCGCGACAGCTTACCGCCAATTATTCGGATACCCTGAGGCATTAAGATCAGGAATTCAATTTTCAGCCAAACGCTTTTTACGTTTTGCCATTATGTTATATGGCTTGAAATTAAACATAGATGTTGTACTTCATCATGGGCTTGGCTTGCTTTTCCGTGATATTGGAGTCATTAGTTTTGGCATTTTAGTGACCATATGGCTGGGGAAAGTTTTGAAAGCAGAAGCATCATTAACAATGCTCCTTGGTGTAGGAACTGGAGTATGCGGTGCAGCCGCCATTGCTGCCGTTTCACCAATTTTGAAGGCAAATGATGAAGATACAGCCATTGGAGTTGGCATCATAGCCTTAGTAGGAACTATTTTTTCCATTATCTATACTATTCTTCGGCCGTTTTTGCCGATTTCAGCAATACATTATGGGATATGGAGTGGGATCAGCCTCCACGAAATTGCACATGTTGCATTGGCAGGTGCCCCGGCAGGTCAAGATGCATTGGCAATTGCCCTGTTGGCCAAATTGGGACGTGTTCTGCTGCTGGTTCCCTTATGCTTTATTTTGATGGTTTGGGTGAAAAGGAAAAATACCGCAAACACTAGCTGCACTAGGATCGAATTTCCATGGTTCCTCATCGGCTTCATTCTAATGAGCTTATTTGGCAGCTATTGTTTAGGAAGGTCCCTTCCTGCGCCGCAATGGTTAATGAACGGAATCCCCAATCTGACAACCTTTATTCTCACATCGGCAATGGTCGGGCTTGGATTAAATGTAAGTCTAAACGACCTCCGAACAAAAGCATTACGCCCGCTGATTGCAATGCTGATCACATCTTGTGTTCTATCAATTATTTCATTTTATATTGCATAA
- a CDS encoding LysR family transcriptional regulator translates to MDQYLEVFVKVVEKENFSKAAEELHMTQPAVSQYIRTLEQTVGTRLLERSNKYVRLNKAGEIVYHHAKEILALYTKMQSLVDDLTNIANGPIAIGASYTFGEYILPHIIARLKKEFPMISPSIIIHNTKEIIDLVNTYQLDIGIIEGLFSEERIQSEVVSEDHMVIVASPHHPLLKKGRENHLSELLGETWILREVGSGTRQAAESFFEMYGFTPKKIMEFGSTQVIKESVEAGLGISLLSRWAIAKELMTGYLGILNVEGLPFKRNFTIVTRSSYQTKALKTFVATLRDYFLEKTIKG, encoded by the coding sequence TTGGATCAATATTTAGAGGTGTTCGTAAAGGTTGTAGAAAAAGAAAATTTCTCCAAAGCTGCCGAGGAGCTGCACATGACGCAGCCAGCCGTCAGCCAATATATCAGAACTTTAGAACAGACAGTGGGGACAAGGCTGTTGGAGCGGAGCAATAAATACGTCCGTTTGAACAAGGCAGGAGAAATTGTTTATCACCATGCAAAGGAAATACTGGCACTCTATACAAAAATGCAGTCTTTAGTGGATGATTTAACTAATATTGCCAACGGTCCAATTGCCATTGGTGCCAGCTACACATTTGGCGAATACATTTTGCCGCACATTATCGCCAGGCTAAAAAAGGAATTTCCGATGATCAGTCCATCCATCATTATTCATAACACAAAAGAAATTATTGATTTGGTGAATACGTATCAATTGGATATCGGTATCATCGAGGGACTTTTTAGTGAAGAACGAATCCAATCAGAAGTGGTTTCTGAGGATCATATGGTTATTGTTGCTTCCCCACATCATCCTTTATTAAAAAAGGGCAGGGAAAATCATCTTTCAGAATTATTGGGTGAAACGTGGATTCTTAGGGAAGTGGGATCCGGTACAAGGCAGGCAGCAGAGAGCTTTTTTGAAATGTATGGCTTCACTCCCAAAAAAATTATGGAATTCGGAAGTACACAGGTAATTAAAGAATCTGTTGAGGCAGGTCTGGGGATCAGCTTGTTGTCGCGCTGGGCAATTGCTAAAGAACTTATGACTGGATACCTTGGGATCCTCAATGTGGAGGGGCTTCCGTTTAAACGAAATTTTACAATTGTCACTAGGTCGTCATACCAGACAAAAGCCTTGAAGACGTTTGTGGCTACTTTAAGGGATTATTTTTTGGAGAAAACAATTAAAGGCTAG
- a CDS encoding M20 metallopeptidase family protein produces the protein MIPAKLIDSELTAWAIEQRRHFHMYPELSGQEFATSAYVKEKLTEFGIPIDSRYSAPSLVGFFKGTEGKKTIALRADMDALPLHEEGDKPYLSTVPGVMHGCGHDGHTAVLLAVAKWMSQNPHLIKNNIVLIFQSSEEASPSGAQKLVKEGVLDEVDAIYGIHLMSNLPLGKIGFATGYAMASCNDFDITISGKGGHGGQPHETVDPIYIATHLIQAFQSVVSRNLNPLHAGVISIGGMQAGNSYNVIPSEVKIKGTIRAMTYEAAELMHEKTAQLTESLCASFGAKGSYQFIEGTPPVYNHPGACEFAKDLIEKTFGVDVFAEVEPTMGAEDFSYYLKEKFGAFINVGMQSEKSQYPHHHPKFDIDERAISTAIELMIQLALNA, from the coding sequence ATGATACCAGCGAAATTAATAGATTCAGAGTTAACAGCTTGGGCAATAGAACAACGCAGGCATTTTCATATGTATCCGGAATTATCGGGGCAGGAATTTGCCACTTCTGCTTATGTGAAGGAAAAATTAACGGAGTTTGGAATTCCGATTGACTCCCGTTATTCAGCTCCAAGCTTGGTGGGATTTTTTAAAGGAACTGAAGGAAAAAAGACGATTGCATTGCGGGCGGATATGGATGCACTCCCACTTCATGAGGAAGGAGACAAGCCCTATCTTTCTACCGTTCCAGGCGTTATGCATGGATGCGGCCATGATGGACATACCGCAGTTTTACTAGCTGTTGCAAAATGGATGAGCCAAAACCCGCACCTGATTAAAAATAATATTGTTCTTATTTTTCAAAGCTCTGAGGAGGCTTCACCAAGCGGGGCGCAAAAGCTGGTGAAAGAAGGGGTATTAGATGAAGTAGATGCTATTTACGGGATCCATTTAATGTCTAACTTGCCGCTTGGAAAAATCGGCTTTGCCACCGGCTATGCCATGGCCTCTTGCAATGATTTTGATATAACCATTTCAGGTAAAGGCGGGCATGGCGGCCAGCCGCACGAAACGGTTGATCCGATTTACATTGCCACTCATCTGATTCAGGCATTCCAATCGGTAGTCAGCCGCAATTTAAATCCCCTCCATGCCGGGGTGATTTCCATTGGCGGGATGCAAGCTGGAAATTCTTACAACGTCATTCCATCGGAAGTGAAAATTAAAGGCACGATTCGCGCCATGACGTATGAAGCAGCTGAGCTTATGCATGAAAAAACAGCACAGCTGACAGAATCCCTCTGTGCAAGTTTCGGAGCAAAGGGCTCCTATCAATTTATTGAAGGAACGCCTCCTGTTTATAATCACCCGGGAGCATGTGAATTTGCTAAAGATTTGATTGAAAAAACCTTCGGCGTCGATGTCTTTGCTGAGGTGGAACCGACAATGGGAGCAGAAGATTTTTCATATTACTTAAAAGAAAAGTTCGGAGCGTTTATTAATGTCGGTATGCAAAGCGAAAAAAGCCAATACCCTCATCATCATCCGAAATTTGATATTGATGAGAGAGCCATTTCAACAGCTATTGAACTGATGATTCAACTTGCATTGAATGCTTAA
- a CDS encoding Zn-dependent hydrolase, whose amino-acid sequence MQKQKVLINGERLKEELERFAKFGRTENNGVTRLALSEEDRRARDYFRSCCEELGMTVKVDDMGCMYATLSGTENKPPILIGSHLDSVKKGGRFDGVLGVLAGLEVVRTLVDHNIKPNIPISLVNFTNEEGARFEPSMMASGVLSGKFDKSLMLKKKDAAGISFEEALHAIGYAGDEENRLREGSAYLEMHIEQGPILEKEALTIGVVECVVGMACYEIEVTGESDHAGTTPMNMRKDALFATNNLINEIRSRLGSLDEELVFTIGRVNVYPSIHTVIPNKVVFTLEARHKDMEIVNKVKDIIHGLPNLGVNEGCEIKTTKLWERDTVWFEPEICELLEQSAQSLGYSKKRMVSGAGHDAQFIASYVPSAMLFVPSVKGKSHCEEELTTWEDCEKGVNVILDTVLALLAK is encoded by the coding sequence ATGCAAAAACAAAAAGTGTTAATTAATGGAGAAAGATTGAAAGAGGAATTGGAACGGTTTGCGAAGTTCGGCAGGACAGAAAACAATGGGGTCACAAGGTTGGCGTTATCAGAGGAAGATCGTCGAGCGCGAGATTATTTCCGTTCCTGTTGTGAAGAACTGGGAATGACGGTTAAGGTTGATGATATGGGGTGTATGTATGCTACGCTTTCAGGAACGGAGAATAAACCGCCGATCCTGATTGGATCCCACCTTGATTCAGTTAAAAAAGGCGGCAGGTTTGATGGGGTTTTAGGTGTTTTGGCTGGTCTGGAAGTGGTGAGAACGTTGGTGGACCACAACATTAAGCCGAATATCCCGATTTCGCTCGTTAATTTTACCAATGAAGAAGGGGCAAGGTTTGAACCTTCAATGATGGCATCAGGCGTTCTGTCAGGTAAATTCGATAAGTCCCTTATGTTAAAAAAGAAAGATGCGGCTGGAATTTCATTTGAAGAGGCTTTACATGCAATAGGGTATGCGGGGGATGAGGAAAATCGCTTAAGAGAAGGATCAGCATATTTAGAAATGCATATTGAACAAGGGCCAATTCTAGAAAAAGAAGCGCTGACAATCGGGGTTGTGGAATGTGTTGTAGGGATGGCTTGCTATGAAATCGAAGTAACAGGCGAGTCCGATCATGCTGGCACTACGCCAATGAATATGCGTAAAGATGCCCTTTTTGCTACTAATAATTTAATTAATGAAATCCGGAGCCGCTTAGGTTCTCTAGATGAAGAATTAGTGTTCACTATAGGCAGGGTGAATGTGTATCCCAGCATCCACACGGTCATTCCCAATAAGGTAGTATTTACACTGGAGGCACGGCATAAGGATATGGAAATTGTGAACAAGGTCAAGGACATTATCCATGGGCTGCCAAATTTGGGTGTCAATGAGGGTTGTGAAATTAAGACGACTAAGTTATGGGAGCGGGATACGGTTTGGTTCGAGCCTGAAATCTGCGAGCTTTTAGAGCAATCGGCCCAGTCGCTCGGTTATTCCAAAAAACGCATGGTTAGTGGCGCCGGACATGACGCCCAATTTATTGCCAGCTATGTCCCTTCCGCGATGCTGTTTGTACCAAGTGTGAAAGGAAAAAGTCATTGTGAGGAAGAGCTGACAACTTGGGAAGATTGTGAAAAAGGGGTAAATGTTATTTTGGATACCGTTCTTGCGTTGTTGGCAAAATAG
- a CDS encoding NRDE family protein → MCLILFAYHVHPVYKLIVAANRDESYQRPTLPIHFWEDYPDILAGRDLEKMGTWMGVTKSGRFAALTNYRNPKESAAGKRSRGELVADALKYKGNIKDYMRDLSDSKNLYPGYNLLAGDIEALYYYSNIGEKLVTIEPGIHGLSNHLLNTNWPKVQKGKAGLSKIISENPEGQITDQLLALLQNSDPAPDNQLPYTGVSIELERMLSPLFIKSAHYGTRSSTILLQSEAEIQMIERVTHADGVDGVTYANGGVRHHSWTKV, encoded by the coding sequence ATGTGTTTAATCTTGTTTGCATACCATGTACATCCTGTATATAAGCTCATTGTTGCTGCGAATCGGGATGAATCTTACCAAAGGCCGACGTTGCCTATCCATTTTTGGGAGGACTATCCGGACATACTGGCGGGGCGTGATTTAGAGAAAATGGGGACTTGGATGGGTGTGACAAAATCTGGTCGCTTTGCAGCGTTGACCAATTACCGAAACCCAAAAGAATCAGCGGCTGGAAAACGTTCGCGAGGAGAACTTGTGGCAGACGCTCTCAAGTATAAAGGAAATATAAAAGATTATATGCGAGATCTGTCCGACAGTAAGAATCTGTATCCTGGTTATAATTTGCTGGCAGGAGATATTGAAGCACTTTACTATTATTCAAATATTGGGGAGAAACTTGTAACAATAGAGCCCGGAATACATGGGCTTAGCAACCACCTATTAAATACAAACTGGCCAAAAGTACAAAAGGGAAAAGCGGGCCTATCCAAAATCATCAGCGAAAATCCAGAAGGCCAAATAACCGACCAGCTCCTAGCCCTGCTGCAAAACTCCGACCCCGCACCCGACAACCAGCTTCCCTACACCGGAGTTTCCATCGAACTAGAAAGAATGCTCTCACCGCTATTCATCAAAAGCGCCCACTACGGAACAAGAAGCTCAACCATCCTGCTGCAATCAGAAGCAGAAATTCAAATGATCGAACGAGTCACCCATGCAGATGGTGTAGATGGTGTTACCTATGCAAATGGAGGTGTCAGGCACCACTCGTGGACAAAAGTGTGA